One genomic region from Curtobacterium sp. 9128 encodes:
- a CDS encoding ABC transporter permease, protein MIRFLARRIVYYVVLVFLATSLTYFLASATFSPRSVYAQRNPAPPVAVIDAKLDHIGVNDKTPIIVRYGHWLGDAVHGDLGQTIQDRSVDDAFWPRLGVSLRLLLVGSVIGIVIGVLVGVWNAIRQYRISDRVSAIISIFLISTPVFLTAVFLKIGATKLNQDTGQQLINFTGEATPGLTGTWWDLFVDRGVHLLLPTISIALGLIAIYSRYQRATMLDVLGSDFLRTARAKGLTRRQATFKHGLRTALIPMTTLFAYGFLGILTGATFTEKIFGWNGLGAWFIDSVQGNDVNAVTAYTLFASVVVLIAGFLADVMTAALDPRVRRS, encoded by the coding sequence ATGATCCGCTTCCTGGCGCGTCGAATCGTGTACTACGTCGTGCTCGTGTTCCTCGCCACGTCGTTGACGTACTTCCTTGCGTCGGCGACCTTCAGCCCACGATCCGTGTACGCGCAGCGCAATCCGGCCCCGCCCGTGGCCGTCATCGACGCCAAACTGGACCACATCGGCGTGAACGACAAGACGCCGATCATCGTCCGCTACGGCCACTGGCTGGGCGACGCGGTCCACGGTGACCTGGGGCAGACCATCCAGGACCGGAGCGTGGACGACGCATTCTGGCCACGGCTCGGCGTCAGTCTGCGGCTGCTCCTCGTCGGGTCGGTGATCGGCATCGTGATCGGTGTCCTGGTCGGGGTGTGGAATGCGATCAGGCAGTACCGCATATCGGACAGGGTGAGCGCGATCATCTCGATCTTCCTGATCTCGACGCCCGTGTTCCTGACCGCGGTGTTCCTCAAGATCGGCGCGACGAAGCTCAACCAGGACACCGGGCAGCAGCTGATCAACTTCACCGGCGAGGCGACCCCCGGGCTGACCGGCACGTGGTGGGACCTCTTCGTGGACCGCGGGGTGCACCTGCTGCTCCCCACGATCTCGATCGCACTCGGCCTCATCGCGATCTACAGCCGTTACCAGCGCGCGACGATGCTCGACGTGCTCGGATCGGACTTCTTGCGTACCGCACGTGCGAAGGGCCTGACCAGGCGACAGGCGACCTTCAAGCACGGACTCCGGACGGCGCTCATCCCGATGACGACGCTGTTCGCATACGGCTTCCTCGGCATCCTCACCGGTGCGACGTTCACCGAGAAGATCTTCGGGTGGAACGGCCTCGGCGCGTGGTTCATCGACTCCGTCCAGGGCAACGACGTCAACGCGGTCACCGCGTACACACTCTTCGCCTCGGTGGTGGTGCTCATCGCGGGCTTCCTCGCCGACGTGATGACCGCAGCGCTCGACCCGCGCGTCCGGAGGAGCTGA
- a CDS encoding ABC transporter permease: MTDTRIEPVDGDTLGKADVPLPGSPGTSQKQRNRFVQTVARVFMNRGAGIGLVVIVLLFAFAFLGPFVTRWGYSQIDYTAFTQPPSAAHWFGTNGIGQDVFAQTARAMQKSLLIGLLVALFSTALAALTGAAAGYFGGWTDRIVMFFVDMLLVLPSFLIIAIISPRIQNSGWIVLVVLIAAFGWMVTARVVRSMTLSVKEREFVRAARYMGIGPFRIIVRHILPNVASFLIIDGTIQVGAAVLAETSLSYFGFGVQPPDVSLGTLIAQNQDAALTSPWLFYFAAGALVIFAIAANLLGDGLRDALDPTSATGKKQKRTGRKRDQNQAAVDAASITTQAGAGA, translated from the coding sequence ATGACCGACACCCGCATCGAACCCGTCGACGGCGACACCCTCGGCAAGGCCGACGTCCCGCTGCCCGGTAGCCCGGGGACGAGCCAGAAGCAGCGGAACCGCTTCGTCCAGACCGTCGCCCGCGTCTTCATGAACCGCGGTGCCGGCATCGGCCTCGTCGTGATCGTCCTGCTGTTCGCGTTCGCGTTCCTCGGCCCGTTCGTGACCAGGTGGGGGTACTCGCAGATCGACTACACCGCCTTCACGCAGCCGCCGAGTGCAGCCCACTGGTTCGGGACGAACGGCATCGGACAGGACGTGTTCGCCCAGACCGCCCGTGCCATGCAGAAGAGCCTGCTCATCGGATTGCTCGTCGCGCTGTTCTCGACCGCCCTCGCGGCGCTCACCGGCGCGGCGGCCGGGTACTTCGGCGGCTGGACCGACCGCATCGTGATGTTCTTCGTCGACATGCTGCTCGTGCTGCCGTCGTTCCTCATCATCGCGATCATCAGCCCGCGCATCCAGAACTCGGGGTGGATCGTGCTCGTGGTCCTCATCGCGGCGTTCGGGTGGATGGTCACGGCGCGCGTCGTCCGCTCGATGACGCTGTCCGTGAAGGAGCGCGAGTTCGTCCGGGCCGCGCGGTACATGGGGATCGGGCCGTTCCGGATCATCGTCCGGCACATCCTGCCGAACGTCGCGTCGTTCCTGATCATCGACGGGACGATCCAGGTGGGCGCGGCGGTCCTCGCGGAGACCAGCCTCAGCTACTTCGGCTTCGGCGTGCAGCCGCCCGACGTGTCGCTCGGTACCCTCATCGCGCAGAACCAGGACGCGGCACTCACCAGCCCGTGGCTGTTCTACTTCGCGGCAGGCGCGCTCGTGATCTTCGCGATCGCGGCGAACCTGCTCGGCGACGGCCTCCGTGACGCCCTCGACCCGACGTCCGCGACGGGCAAGAAGCAGAAGCGCACGGGTCGGAAGCGCGACCAGAACCAGGCCGCGGTCGACGCGGCGTCGATCACCACACAGGCGGGCGCCGGCGCATGA
- a CDS encoding ABC transporter ATP-binding protein, with product MSTTTTNTDEILRVRDLHVRFPTPRGEVHAVRGVDLELRRGEVLGIVGESGSGKSVTSMAILGLLPETTVVTGSIDLDGQELVGRSDRQMSKLRGSKVAMVFQDPLSAFTPVYTIGEQIAETVRIHRDVTKQQARERAIELLKLVGIPQAESRVDAFPHEFSGGMRQRAMIAMAMANDPEVILADEPTTALDVTIQAQIIDVLRTAQRETGAALVFVSHDLGVIAGIADRIAVMYAGRIVETASADELFARPRMPYTIGLIGALPRLDESSGGPLVPIPGSPPSLIGLADACPFADRCPLAAEACRTSEPALEVLDVAAGVPGEAPVDTSVPHAAACHRTDEVAKAHADAGAIFTLPSIDTAPAAHVQRADRDPVVQVEGLTKTFPLVKGSVFRRKVGEVYAVDGVDLDIRQGETLGLVGESGSGKSTTLHQLMDLERPEVGTVELFGAPVDTSKSGTKTLRNRISMVFQDPAASLDPRMTVYDVVAEPLRAVGASADRIAERVPELIELVGLRSAEADRYPHEFSGGQRQRISIARALATEPELIVLDEPVSALDVSIQAGVLNLLAELKARLGLSYLFVSHDLSVIRHVADRVSVMYLGRTVEEGAVDEVFERPMHPYTAALMSAVPVPDPVIERSRTTILLPGDPPSPTERRTGCRFRSRCPLYAMLPDAQKSRCEDEVPEKTSHRGASVDHRAACHYPDQVATLTA from the coding sequence ATGAGCACCACCACGACGAACACCGACGAGATCCTCCGCGTCCGCGACCTGCACGTCCGCTTCCCGACCCCTCGGGGCGAGGTGCACGCCGTCCGCGGGGTGGACCTCGAGCTCCGCCGTGGCGAGGTCCTCGGCATCGTCGGCGAGTCCGGCTCGGGCAAGTCGGTCACGAGCATGGCGATCCTCGGCCTGCTCCCGGAGACCACCGTCGTCACCGGCTCGATCGACCTCGACGGGCAGGAGCTCGTCGGTCGCAGCGACCGGCAGATGAGCAAGCTCCGCGGGTCGAAGGTGGCGATGGTCTTCCAGGACCCGCTGTCCGCGTTCACGCCGGTGTACACGATCGGCGAGCAGATCGCCGAGACCGTCCGGATCCACCGCGACGTCACGAAGCAGCAGGCCCGCGAGCGTGCGATCGAGCTCCTGAAGCTCGTGGGCATCCCGCAGGCCGAGAGCCGCGTCGACGCGTTCCCGCACGAGTTCTCCGGCGGCATGCGGCAGCGCGCGATGATCGCGATGGCGATGGCGAACGACCCCGAGGTGATCCTCGCCGACGAGCCCACCACGGCGCTCGACGTGACGATCCAGGCGCAGATCATCGACGTGCTCCGGACCGCGCAGCGGGAGACCGGCGCGGCACTGGTGTTCGTGAGCCACGACCTCGGCGTCATCGCCGGGATCGCCGACCGGATCGCGGTCATGTACGCCGGACGGATCGTGGAGACCGCCAGCGCCGACGAGCTGTTCGCGCGGCCCCGGATGCCGTACACGATCGGCCTCATCGGCGCCCTGCCCAGGCTCGACGAGTCCAGCGGCGGTCCGCTCGTGCCGATCCCCGGATCGCCGCCGTCGCTCATCGGGCTAGCCGACGCGTGCCCGTTCGCCGATCGCTGCCCGCTCGCTGCGGAGGCATGCCGGACGTCCGAGCCGGCGCTCGAGGTCCTCGACGTCGCGGCCGGCGTCCCCGGTGAGGCGCCGGTGGACACGAGCGTCCCGCACGCCGCCGCCTGCCACCGCACCGACGAGGTCGCGAAGGCCCACGCCGACGCGGGAGCGATCTTCACGCTGCCGTCGATCGACACCGCCCCGGCCGCGCATGTGCAGCGCGCCGACCGCGACCCCGTCGTCCAGGTCGAGGGGCTCACGAAGACGTTCCCGCTCGTCAAGGGCTCGGTCTTCCGCCGCAAGGTCGGCGAGGTCTATGCCGTCGACGGGGTCGACCTCGACATCCGCCAGGGCGAGACGCTCGGGCTCGTGGGGGAGTCCGGCTCCGGCAAGTCCACGACGCTGCACCAGCTGATGGACCTGGAGCGTCCCGAGGTCGGCACCGTCGAGCTCTTCGGCGCCCCGGTCGACACGAGCAAGTCCGGCACGAAGACCCTCCGCAACCGGATCTCGATGGTGTTCCAGGACCCGGCGGCGAGCCTCGACCCACGCATGACCGTGTACGACGTGGTCGCCGAACCGCTGCGAGCAGTCGGAGCGAGTGCCGACCGCATCGCCGAGCGCGTGCCCGAGCTCATCGAACTCGTCGGACTCCGTTCCGCCGAGGCCGACCGCTACCCGCACGAGTTCTCCGGCGGCCAGCGGCAGCGCATCTCGATCGCCAGGGCGCTCGCCACCGAGCCGGAGCTGATCGTCCTCGACGAGCCGGTCTCCGCACTCGACGTCTCGATCCAGGCCGGCGTGCTCAACCTGCTCGCCGAGCTCAAGGCGCGCCTCGGCCTGTCGTACCTGTTCGTCTCGCACGACCTGTCGGTGATCCGGCACGTCGCGGACCGCGTCAGCGTGATGTACCTCGGCCGCACGGTGGAAGAGGGCGCGGTCGACGAGGTCTTCGAACGCCCGATGCACCCGTACACGGCGGCGCTGATGTCGGCGGTGCCGGTGCCCGACCCGGTGATCGAGCGCAGCCGGACGACGATCCTGCTCCCCGGTGACCCGCCGAGTCCCACCGAGCGTCGGACCGGCTGCCGGTTCCGGTCGCGCTGCCCGCTGTACGCGATGCTCCCGGACGCGCAGAAGTCGCGCTGCGAGGACGAGGTCCCCGAGAAGACGTCGCACCGCGGTGCGTCCGTCGACCACCGCGCGGCGTGCCACTACCCGGACCAGGTGGCGACGCTGACCGCGTAG
- a CDS encoding CPBP family intramembrane glutamic endopeptidase: MSRRRTWVEITIVLMLSLGGSALYSVLQIIDDLSQTTPLGQQSTALNTSTTTVQYVDLARQLVGIAVDLAPVALVCYLLWSTTRPHLSRLGIDRIRAGSDIGVPVLIALGIGIPGLALYFTGRALGFTVNVNPAALDSYWWTIPVLLLSAIRSGLQEEVIVIGYLYARLGEIGWGRWQIILSTALLRGSYHLYQGFGAFVGNAVMGIAFGWIYTKWGRLMPLIVTHCILDAAVFVGYPWVAHAFPALFR; this comes from the coding sequence ATGAGCCGACGGCGAACGTGGGTCGAGATCACGATCGTCCTGATGCTCTCGTTGGGCGGCAGCGCGCTCTACTCGGTGCTGCAGATCATCGACGACCTGTCGCAGACCACCCCGCTCGGGCAGCAGTCCACGGCGCTCAACACGTCGACGACCACGGTGCAGTACGTCGACCTCGCGAGGCAGCTCGTCGGCATCGCGGTAGACCTGGCCCCGGTCGCGCTGGTCTGCTACCTGCTCTGGAGCACCACCCGCCCACACCTGTCGCGCCTGGGCATCGACCGGATCCGGGCCGGGTCCGACATCGGCGTCCCCGTCCTCATCGCGCTCGGCATCGGGATCCCGGGGCTCGCGCTGTACTTCACGGGCCGTGCGCTCGGGTTCACGGTCAACGTGAACCCCGCTGCGCTCGACTCGTACTGGTGGACGATCCCCGTCCTGCTGCTCTCCGCGATCCGCTCGGGGCTGCAGGAGGAGGTCATCGTCATCGGGTACCTGTACGCGCGCCTCGGCGAGATCGGGTGGGGGCGTTGGCAGATCATCCTGTCCACTGCACTGCTGCGCGGCAGCTACCACCTGTACCAGGGCTTCGGTGCGTTCGTGGGGAACGCCGTGATGGGCATCGCGTTCGGGTGGATCTACACGAAGTGGGGCCGGCTCATGCCCCTCATCGTGACGCACTGCATCCTCGACGCCGCCGTCTTCGTCGGGTACCCCTGGGTGGCGCACGCCTTCCCCGCGCTGTTCCGGTAG
- the typA gene encoding translational GTPase TypA, protein MALATRSDLRNVAIVAHVDHGKTTLVDAMLTQTNSFDAHFEGEDRMMDSNDLEREKGITILAKNTSVLYNGKHATEFGSDGPITINVIDTPGHADFGGEVERGLSMVDGVVLLVDASEGPLPQTRFVLRKALAAKLPVILLVNKTDRPDSRIDEVVSESQDLLLGLASDLSDEVDDLDLDAILDVPVVYASGRAGAASRNKPADGSLPDNDDLEPLFEAILQHVPAPKYDDEHPLQAHVTNLDASPFLGRLALLRIFHGTMKKGQTVAWVKHDGTVQNARITELLITKALDRYPAESAGPGDIVAVAGFDTITIGETLTDPEDVRPLPTITVDDPAISMTIGTNTSPLVGKVKGHKLTARMVKNRLDSELVGNVSLKVLDIGRPDAWEVQGRGELALAILVEQMRREGFELTVGKPQVVTKRDENGKLQEPYEHMTIDTPEEHLGAITQLMAARKGRMENMTNHGTGWIRMEFIVPSRGLIGFRTSFLTETRGTGIANAISHGYAEWAGPIQTRINGSIVSDRSGVVTPFAITNLQERMTFFVNPTEEVYEGMVIGENSRADDMDVNITKEKKLTNMRSANADSFESMTPSRQLSLEECLEFAREDECVEVTPDAVRIRKVELDAQARQRAYARLKRQDA, encoded by the coding sequence ATGGCGCTCGCCACCCGGTCCGACCTGCGCAACGTCGCCATCGTGGCACACGTCGACCACGGCAAGACCACGCTCGTCGACGCGATGCTCACGCAGACCAACTCGTTCGACGCCCACTTCGAGGGCGAAGACCGGATGATGGACTCGAACGACCTCGAGCGCGAGAAGGGCATCACCATCCTCGCGAAGAACACCTCGGTGCTCTACAACGGGAAGCACGCGACCGAGTTCGGCTCCGACGGCCCCATCACCATCAACGTGATCGACACCCCCGGCCACGCCGACTTCGGTGGCGAGGTCGAGCGCGGCCTGTCCATGGTCGACGGTGTCGTGCTGCTCGTCGACGCGTCGGAGGGCCCGCTGCCCCAGACCCGCTTCGTGCTCCGCAAGGCGCTCGCCGCGAAGCTCCCGGTGATCCTGCTCGTCAACAAGACGGACCGCCCAGACTCCCGCATCGACGAGGTCGTCTCCGAGTCGCAGGACCTGCTCCTCGGTCTCGCGTCCGACCTCTCGGACGAGGTCGACGACCTCGACCTCGACGCCATCCTCGACGTCCCCGTGGTCTACGCCTCGGGTCGTGCCGGTGCCGCCAGCCGCAACAAGCCGGCCGACGGCTCGCTGCCCGACAACGACGACCTCGAGCCGCTCTTCGAGGCGATCCTCCAGCACGTCCCGGCCCCGAAGTACGACGACGAGCACCCCCTGCAGGCGCACGTCACGAACCTCGACGCGTCGCCGTTCCTCGGCCGCCTCGCACTGCTGCGCATCTTCCACGGCACGATGAAGAAGGGCCAGACGGTCGCGTGGGTCAAGCACGACGGCACCGTCCAGAACGCCCGCATCACCGAGCTCCTCATCACCAAGGCGCTCGACCGCTACCCAGCCGAGTCCGCTGGTCCCGGTGACATCGTCGCCGTCGCGGGCTTCGACACGATCACCATCGGTGAGACCCTGACCGACCCCGAGGACGTCCGCCCGCTGCCGACCATCACTGTCGACGACCCGGCGATCTCGATGACCATCGGGACCAACACGAGCCCGCTCGTCGGCAAGGTCAAGGGCCACAAGCTCACCGCCCGCATGGTCAAGAACCGCCTCGACAGCGAGCTCGTCGGCAACGTCTCGCTCAAGGTGCTCGACATCGGCCGCCCCGACGCGTGGGAGGTCCAGGGTCGCGGCGAGCTCGCGCTGGCCATCCTCGTCGAGCAGATGCGTCGAGAGGGCTTCGAGCTCACGGTCGGCAAGCCGCAGGTCGTCACCAAGCGTGACGAGAACGGCAAGCTCCAGGAGCCGTACGAGCACATGACGATCGACACGCCAGAGGAGCACCTCGGCGCGATCACGCAGCTCATGGCCGCGCGCAAGGGTCGCATGGAGAACATGACGAACCACGGCACCGGCTGGATCCGTATGGAGTTCATCGTGCCGTCGCGTGGCCTCATCGGCTTCCGCACGTCGTTCCTCACCGAGACCCGCGGCACCGGCATCGCCAACGCGATCTCGCACGGCTACGCCGAGTGGGCCGGCCCGATCCAGACCCGCATCAACGGCTCCATCGTGTCCGACCGCTCCGGTGTCGTCACGCCGTTCGCCATCACGAACCTCCAGGAGCGGATGACGTTCTTCGTCAACCCCACCGAAGAGGTCTACGAGGGCATGGTCATCGGCGAGAACTCGCGCGCCGACGACATGGACGTGAACATCACCAAGGAGAAGAAGCTCACGAACATGCGTTCGGCGAACGCCGACTCCTTCGAGTCGATGACGCCGTCGCGCCAGCTCTCCCTCGAGGAGTGCCTGGAGTTCGCTCGCGAGGACGAGTGCGTCGAGGTCACCCCCGACGCCGTGCGCATCCGCAAGGTCGAGCTCGACGCGCAGGCCCGGCAGCGCGCGTACGCCCGCCTGAAGCGCCAGGACGCGTAA
- a CDS encoding amidohydrolase, whose protein sequence is MTLDLLSLYQDLHAHPELGFQEHRTAGVVSAKLHELGGIDVTEGVGGTGVVGVLSNGDGPVIWLRADMDGLPVEERTGLPYASTHRGTDETGADVPTMHACGHDIHVTWLLGTLERLTATKADWSGTVVAVFQPAEEVISGARAMVDDGLVERFPKPSIVLGQHSAPAPVGMVAVGAGAVMASSDRFAVTFNGRGAHGSAPQSSLDPVVTAASAVVRLQTIVSRETSPSDAGVVTVGSFHAGSRANIIPDKAVIEISTRARNEETRGRIIDSIERIVRAESQAGGLPEPTIERFPGADVLVNDPEQAAKVLDALRPAVPNAVDLESGLAMASEDVGQLATAAGVPIVYWFTGITDPELFRRGEDIPSNHSPFYAPQAETAIPVGVDALVAAARAYLR, encoded by the coding sequence GTGACTCTCGACCTCCTCTCGCTGTACCAAGACCTCCACGCCCACCCGGAGCTCGGCTTCCAGGAGCACCGCACCGCCGGTGTCGTCTCCGCGAAGCTGCACGAGCTGGGCGGCATCGACGTGACCGAGGGCGTCGGCGGCACCGGCGTCGTCGGGGTCCTGTCGAACGGCGACGGTCCGGTCATCTGGCTCCGTGCGGACATGGACGGCCTGCCGGTGGAGGAGCGCACGGGCCTGCCCTACGCGAGCACCCACCGCGGCACCGACGAGACCGGCGCCGACGTCCCGACGATGCACGCCTGCGGCCACGACATCCACGTCACGTGGCTCCTCGGGACGCTCGAGCGCCTCACCGCGACGAAGGCCGACTGGTCCGGCACCGTCGTCGCCGTGTTCCAGCCCGCCGAAGAGGTCATCTCCGGTGCCCGGGCGATGGTCGACGACGGCCTCGTCGAGCGATTCCCGAAGCCCTCGATCGTGCTCGGCCAGCACTCCGCACCGGCACCGGTCGGCATGGTCGCGGTGGGTGCCGGTGCGGTGATGGCGTCGAGCGACCGGTTCGCCGTCACGTTCAACGGCCGCGGCGCCCACGGCTCGGCACCCCAGTCCTCGCTCGACCCCGTCGTCACGGCGGCGTCGGCGGTCGTGCGGCTGCAGACGATCGTCTCCCGCGAGACCTCCCCGAGCGACGCTGGTGTCGTGACCGTCGGGAGCTTCCACGCCGGAAGTCGGGCGAACATCATCCCCGACAAGGCGGTCATCGAGATCTCGACGCGGGCGCGCAACGAGGAGACCCGCGGCCGCATCATCGACTCGATCGAGCGCATCGTCCGCGCCGAGAGCCAGGCGGGTGGCCTGCCCGAGCCGACGATCGAGCGGTTCCCGGGTGCCGACGTCCTCGTGAACGACCCGGAGCAGGCCGCCAAGGTCCTCGATGCCCTCCGTCCGGCGGTCCCGAACGCCGTCGACCTGGAGTCCGGCCTCGCGATGGCGTCGGAGGACGTGGGGCAGCTCGCCACGGCCGCAGGCGTGCCGATCGTGTACTGGTTCACGGGCATCACCGACCCGGAGCTGTTCCGTCGCGGCGAGGACATCCCGAGCAACCACTCGCCGTTCTACGCGCCGCAGGCGGAGACCGCGATCCCGGTGGGCGTCGACGCGCTCGTCGCGGCCGCGCGCGCCTACCTGCGCTGA